Below is a genomic region from Sphingobacteriales bacterium.
AACCATTGTAAAGGAAATAGGGGTATCCCCGACTTATCTCCTCCCTGATTTTTGAAATTTCAGCTTTATCAAGCGGTTTGAAAACTCCCTGATGCCCGTTATAAACTACATGAATTTTATCAGGACTCAGATGATACTTTTCGGCAATATCTTTTTGGGAAAACTCAGATACTGTTATAATTTTCGTTGCTTTTCGGGCATATAAAGGAAAAAACAGCTGATAATATTTTCTGACAAGAAAGGGTACAGCCTCCGGAAATGATTCAAAGGCAATATCATGAATCACAGCAATGCTTTTCACCTTACTTCTCAATGGTATCATCCCGTCCATCGAAATGAAGACATCAGGCTTGATTCTTTTTAACTTTGTGTAAACAGAGACTTCATACCAGATCAACCAGAGAAAGGGGTGACGTGCCGGAGGAAACAAAATGACAGGTTTGATATTGCCTGGAAAAACAAAATCCTGAGAGGGTTTCCTGTCGAAGAGGAAATAAAACTCATGTTCCGGATGTCGTTTGCAAAACTCTTTCAATATCTCAAACGTAAATACACCAAAGCCTTCCAATTTATCCTTAATTAAAAATCGTGTATTTACGCAAATTTTCATGGCAATAGACTGATATAAACTATTAAGGCAAAAATAGAATTAATTTTGACATGTCTGCAATGAG
It encodes:
- a CDS encoding glycosyltransferase family 4 protein, with amino-acid sequence MKICVNTRFLIKDKLEGFGVFTFEILKEFCKRHPEHEFYFLFDRKPSQDFVFPGNIKPVILFPPARHPFLWLIWYEVSVYTKLKRIKPDVFISMDGMIPLRSKVKSIAVIHDIAFESFPEAVPFLVRKYYQLFFPLYARKATKIITVSEFSQKDIAEKYHLSPDKIHVVYNGHQGVFKPLDKAEISKIREEISRGYPYFLYNGSLHPRKNVSNLLKAFDLFKEKDRQNIKLVISGRRAWKTKEMERVYENMNFKDEVIFTGWLPEKKLAELTASALAFVYVS